The Malus sylvestris chromosome 12, drMalSylv7.2, whole genome shotgun sequence genome contains a region encoding:
- the LOC126592476 gene encoding uncharacterized protein LOC126592476 isoform X1: MEKLENSTIFTSCLFLFLLATPCFSKVGESDLMDTEVYEIDYRGPETHSSVPPPGHSHGKKSLPLIHKENAMATPKPNSIEGANMGRKVKKVHG; the protein is encoded by the exons ATGGAGAAGCTCGAGAACTCTACAATCTTCACCTCCTGCctttttctcttcctccttgCCACACCTTGCTTTTCCAAAG TAGGTGAATCGGATTTGATGGATACTGAGGTTTATGAAATCGATTATAGAGGTCCGGAGACTCACTCATCAGTTCCACCACCAGGTCACTCTCACGGGAAGAAGTCTTTGCCTTTGATCCACAAAGAAAATGCCATGGCAACCCCAAAACCTAATAGCATTGAAGGTGCTAACATGGGAAGAAAG GTGAAGAAAGTACATGGATGA
- the LOC126592476 gene encoding uncharacterized protein LOC126592476 isoform X2 — protein MEKLENSTIFTSCLFLFLLATPCFSKGESDLMDTEVYEIDYRGPETHSSVPPPGHSHGKKSLPLIHKENAMATPKPNSIEGANMGRKVKKVHG, from the exons ATGGAGAAGCTCGAGAACTCTACAATCTTCACCTCCTGCctttttctcttcctccttgCCACACCTTGCTTTTCCAAAG GTGAATCGGATTTGATGGATACTGAGGTTTATGAAATCGATTATAGAGGTCCGGAGACTCACTCATCAGTTCCACCACCAGGTCACTCTCACGGGAAGAAGTCTTTGCCTTTGATCCACAAAGAAAATGCCATGGCAACCCCAAAACCTAATAGCATTGAAGGTGCTAACATGGGAAGAAAG GTGAAGAAAGTACATGGATGA
- the LOC126593034 gene encoding cell number regulator 8-like has product MASNNRENNVQEESNPLLGKQFEETQNDNEKPAKASPETQSPEKSPTEMGHVNGGGNGCAWTADGLPLGHGSVMGEPMGRAQWDSSLLACLGRNDEFCSSDLEVCLLGSVAPCVLYGSNAERLGSTPGTFANHCLPYSGLYLIGNTFFGWNFLAPWFSYPSRTAIRRKFNLEGSCEALNRSCGCCGSFVDDELQQEQCETACDFATHVFCHPCALCQEGREIRRRLPHPGFNAQPVLVMIPPEEQGMGRGA; this is encoded by the exons ATGGCGAGCAACAACAGGGAGAATAATGTCCAGGAGGAATCGAACCCGCTTCTGGGCAAGCAATTCGAGGAGACCCAGAATGATAATGAGAAGCCCGCCAAGGCCTCGCCGGAGACTCAGTCGCCGGAGAAATCGCCCACGGAGATGGGGCATGTGAATGGCGGTGGTAATGGGTGCGCGTGGACCGCCGATGGGCTGCCTTTGGGGCACGGGAGCGTGATGGGTGAGCCCATGGGCCGGGCCCAGTGGGACTCCAGCCTCCTTGCCTGTCTTGGCCGCAATGATGAATTCTGTAGCAGCGATCTTGAAGTTT GTCTTCTTGGAAGTGTGGCTCCTTGTGTGTTGTATGGAAGTAATGCTGAGAGACTTGGATCTACTCCTGGGACGTTTGCAAATCACTGTTTGCCTTACTCTGGTCTATATCTGATTGGAAACACCTTTTTTGGTTGGAACTTCCTTGCACCGTGGTTTTCATATCCTAGCCGTACTGCCATCCGCCGCAAGTTCAACCTAGAG GGAAGTTGTGAGGCACTTAATAGGTCATGTGGCTGCTGCGGAAGCTTTGTGGATGATGAGCTACAACAGGAACAGTGTGAGACTGCCTGTGATTTTGCAACTCATGTGTTCTGCCATCCATGTGCTCTATGCCAGGAAGGTCGCGAGATCCGTCGCAGGCTGCCTCATCCTGGTTTCAATGCGCAGCCGGTTCTGGTTATGATTCCTCCTGAGGAGCAGGGCATGGGCCGTGGTGCTTGA
- the LOC126593035 gene encoding DNA-binding protein S1FA-like encodes MADQFEDKVPPSDAKGFNPGLIVLIVVVGLLLLFLVGNYALYVYAQRTLPPKKKKPVSKKKLKKERLKQGVSAPGE; translated from the exons ATGGCTGACCAGTTCGAGGACAAGGTCCCTCCTTCG GATGCAAAAGGGTTTAACCCTGGATTGATAGTGTTGATTGTTGTTGTTGGGCTGCTGCTGCTTTTCTTGGTTGGAAACTATGCGCTTTACGTGTATGCTCAGAGAACTCTTcccccgaagaagaagaagccagtGTCTAAGAAGAAGCTGAAAAAGGAGAGGCTGAAGCAAGGCGTCTCTGCTCCAGGAGAGTAA
- the LOC126591751 gene encoding L-type lectin-domain containing receptor kinase VIII.1-like: MLDCHCFLYFLVLCVPNAAVFAVVAATEFDFGTLTLSSLKLVGDAHLNNGSVRLTRDLAVPNSGAGRVLYAKPIRFRQPSSPFPASFFTFFSFSVTNLNPSSIGGGLAFLISSDDSALGDAGGSLGLQSTGSDFVAVEFDTLMDVEFKDINGNHVGLDLNSMVSTRVSDLGSVDIDLKSGDLVNSWIEYDGSSGVINVSVSYSNLKPKDPVLSFSLDLGQYVSDFMYVGFSGSTQGSTEIHSVEWWSFSSSFDSPVPPSGSPPPPTTTLMNPTASSVKSPPPSIPPSGSSSSNATSTNQKNSKSSSSCHNHLCREGPGAVAGVVTASAFVLALFAGVLIWVYSKKVKLVKKSDSNIASDIIKMPKEFTYRELKAATKCFNANRIIGHGAFGTVYKGVLSDTGDIVAVKRCSHSSQGKNEFLSELSTIGTLRHRNLVRLQGWCHEKGEILLVYELMPNGSLDKALFEARTPLPWPHRRKILLGVASALAYMHQECENQVIHRDIKTSNIMLDEGFNARLGDFGLARQIEHNKSPDATVAAGTMGYLAPDYLLTGRATEKTDVFSFGAVVLEVGSGRRPIEREVSGVGKVGACNNLVEWVWGLHRDGRLLTAADPRLEGQFDEGEMRNVLLVGLACSHPDPNCRPAMRGVVQMLVGEAEVPIVPRTKPSTSFSTSHLLMSLQDTVSDCNGMITISTSSSEHNFGGDHIV, encoded by the coding sequence ATGTTGGATTGTCACTGCTTCCTTTACTTTCTGGTTCTTTGCGTTCCAAACGCAGCCGTATTCGCCGTCGTGGCCGCCACTGAATTCGACTTCGGCACCCTGACATTGAGCAGCTTGAAGCTCGTCGGCGATGCTCACCTGAACAATGGGAGTGTGCGGCTCACCCGCGACCTCGCCGTTCCCAACTCCGGCGCCGGCCGCGTTTTATACGCCAAACCCATCCGCTTCCGCCAGCCCTCTTCCCCGTTTCCGGCGAGCttcttcacattcttctcaTTCTCCGTCACCAACCTCAACCCCTCCTCCATCGGCGGCGGACTCGCTTTCCTCATTTCTTCCGACGACTCGGCCCTTGGCGACGCGGGCGGGTCCCTCGGCCTACAGTCTACCGGGTCGGATTTCGTTGCCGTCGAGTTCGACACACTCATGGACGTCGAGTTCAAAGACATCAACGGGAACCACGTCGGATTGGATCTGAACTCCATGGTGTCGACACGTGTCAGCGATCTGGGTTCCGTCGACATCGATCTAAAGAGCGGCGATCTGGTGAACTCGTGGATCGAGTACGACGGGTCTAGTGGGGTGATCAACGTCTCGGTTTCGTACTCGAATCTGAAACCCAAAGACCCGGTTCTATCATTCTCTCTCGATCTGGGCCAGTACGTAAGCGATTTTATGTACGTTGGGTTTTCCGGGTCGACCCAGGGAAGCACGGAGATTCACAGCGTCGAGTGGTGGAGCTTCAGCTCGTCGTTCGATTCCCCTGTTCCACCATCCGGGTCTCCGCCGCCGCCGACCACCACTCTGATGAATCCAACTGCCAGTTCAGTCAAATCTCCACCGCCGTCAATTCCGCCAAGTGGGTCTTCTTCTAGTAATGCTACCAGTACTAATCAGAAGAACAGCAAGTCGTCTTCTTCCTGCCATAATCATCTCTGCAGAGAAGGTCCGGGAGCCGTCGCCGGAGTTGTCACCGCTTCCGCTTTCGTTTTGGCTCTGTTTGCCGGGGTTTTGATCTGGGTTTACTCCAAGAAAGTCAAACTAGTCAAGAAATCGGATTCGAATATCGCTTCGGATATCATTAAAATGCCGAAGGAGTTCACTTACAGGGAGCTCAAGGCAGCTACCAAGTGCTTCAATGCCAACAGAATCATCGGGCACGGCGCTTTCGGAACAGTCTATAAAGGCGTATTATCCGACACGGGCGACATTGTCGCGGTGAAGAGGTGCAGCCACAGCAGTCAGGGGAAGAACGAGTTCTTGTCGGAATTGTCGACAATTGGAACTCTCAGACACCGGAATTTGGTGAGGCTCCAAGGTTGGTGCCACGAGAAGGGCGAAATTTTGTTGGTGTATGAGTTGATGCCGAATGGCAGTCTGGACAAAGCACTGTTCGAGGCAAGAACGCCGCTGCCATGGCCTCACAGGCGTAAAATTCTACTGGGAGTTGCCTCTGCTTTGGCCTATATGCACCAAGAGTGCGAAAACCAGGTGATCCATAGAGATATTAAGACCAGCAATATAATGCTGGATGAAGGGTTCAATGCCCGTTTGGGGGATTTCGGTTTGGCGAGGCAAATCGAGCACAATAAGTCCCCGGATGCCACGGTGGCGGCCGGGACAATGGGGTATCTGGCGCCGGATTATTTGTTGACAGGCAGGGCAACTGAGAAGACTGATGTGTTTAGCTTTGGGGCGGTGGTGCTGGAGGTGGGGAGTGGGAGGAGGCCAATTGAGAGGGAGGTGAGTGGGGTTGGGAAAGTTGGTGCGTGTAATAACTTGGTGGAGTGGGTGTGGGGATTGCACCGAGACGGGCGGCTGTTGACGGCGGCGGACCCAAGACTGGAGGGGCAATTTGATGAGGGGGAGATGAGGAATGTGTTGTTGGTAGGGCTGGCTTGCTCACATCCTGACCCAAATTGTAGACCGGCAATGAGAGGTGTGGTCCAAATGCTGGTGGGTGAAGCTGAAGTCCCAATCGTGCCAAGAACAAAGCCTTCAACAAGTTTCAGCACCTCACATCTTTTGATGAGTTTGCAGGACACAGTTTCGGACTGCAATGGCATGATCACGATCTCAACGTCCTCCTCCGAACACAACTTCGGCGGCGATCACATCGTCTga